From a region of the Acomys russatus chromosome 4, mAcoRus1.1, whole genome shotgun sequence genome:
- the LOC127188424 gene encoding olfactory receptor 4K3-like: protein MDEMDGRNQSVVSEFVLLGLVHPQSNQVLLFMIFLMLYLLIVSGNIVIIALITSDRHLHSPMYFLLANLSLFDMWLSSITTPKMLTDLLRENKTISFAGCMFQIFFTHCIAAGEMVLLVVMAYDRYVAICKPLHYFTMMNLKRCTGLVLTSWTIGFIHAVSHLIEITGLPFCGPKEIDSFFCDTPLIIKLACMDSHDLDILTNVECGAVGVPCFILLLISYTNILVTVCQSSKSGANKALSTCTAHITVVMVFFVPCIFIYVWPLKFTWLNKFLAVFYSIFTPLLNPAIYTMRNKEMKNAMKRFINNYLDSKRNF from the coding sequence ATGGATGAAATGGATGGAAGGAATCAGTCCGTAGTATCAGAATTTGTACTTTTGGGACTTGTCCACCCACAAAGTAATCAAGTCTTACTCTTCATGATCTTTTTGATGCTTTATCTGCTCATTGTGTCTGGAAATATTGTCATCATTGCCTTAATAACCAGTGACCGCCATCTCCATTCCCCTATGTACTTCCTGTTAGCAAACCTGTCGTTATTTGATATGTGGCTTTCTTCAATCACTACTCCCAAAATGCTCACAGACTTACTCAGAGAAAACAAGACCATTTCCTTTGCAGGGTGCATGTTCCAGATTTTCTTCACTCATTGCATTGCTGCAGGGGAGATGGTGCTTTTGGTAGTAATGGCTTATGACCGTTACGTGGCCATCTGCAAACCACTCCACTATTTCACTATGATGAATCTGAAAAGATGCACGGGACTGGTGTTGACTTCTTGGACTATTGGCTTCATCCATGCCGTGAGTCACCTGATAGAAATTACGGGGCTTCCTTTTTGTGGTCCCAAGGAAATTGATAGTTTTTTCTGTGATACACCATTGATAATCAAGCTAGCCTGTATGGATTCCCATGACTTGGATATTTTAACGAATGTTGAATGTGGTGCTGTGGGTGTACCCTGCTTTATTCTGTTGCTCATATCCTACACAAACATCCTTGTCACTGTTTGCCAAAGTTCTAAATCTGGTGCAAATAAGGCCCTGTCTACATGTACTGCCCATATCACAGTGGTGATGGTCTTTTTTGTACCCTGCATCTTCATCTATGTATGGCCCCTCAAATTCACCTGGTTAAACAAATTTCTGGCTGTATTTTACTCCATTTTTACACCTCTCCTGAATCCAGCCATTTATACAATGAGAAATAAGGAGATGAAAAACGCTATGAAAAGATTCATAAATAACTACCTGGATTCCAAGAGAAATTTCTAA